The Lewinellaceae bacterium genome has a segment encoding these proteins:
- a CDS encoding T9SS type A sorting domain-containing protein, whose product MRYTFIALFIFALSALSTQQTFAQCPDDNTQYSSSAAPTVPGVTQTLTTCLYGGEYRLVTNMIAGQTYTFSTCGDTDFDTQITIYSNSGGAALAFNDDFCGLQSEVTFTPALTGDYRILIDKYNCVSESTCMTLNATLLPSVTNDDACNAEALTLGVTAIVNNNGATAEVGEVNPGPGTGPSSCDSQDGWCSFELDVDNSVWYTFVGPAGGCVNIDFTGTTDLQVAVYTVGSCGNFASYTEVAGNDDGGNGLAPALAFLTVVPGQTYYVQVDGYNGASTTNGGITVSSANCGPPVNDNACDATPLTIGVPAGIDNALATTQQWEPNPGAGSDGCSSTDGWCSFELTVNNSVWYTFVGPASGCVKIDVLGTSDLQMAVWTTPACGEFFKYQEVAANDDGEFGFAPSLDYFSVQPGQTYYVMIDGYNGAVANGDQILVTDGAGPVPAPWTTSHVGAAVGNFGYVSCGEEYTVSSNQYSSPFKDQGGYILQTLCGDGYIQARVNDIDGLGWAGIVMRESTAQGSKKVALKTQLGNLVRRDLRKSTNGLAQSQQYPRPGGWNWLRLERVGNQFAGYISEDGTNWQQLMAFSMPMNNCLQVGMFVESINVNAVTTAVFGNPSTGPCPCLSSFGAGGGSYAGPYCGASTGTPGFPADPTCEAAVCAYDPFCCSTSWDGICAGEAANDFPTECAACLSVGPPPPSPILGQESAITTPQTISDGVERIGSLTVYPNPSDGLVNIQVENFIGKAATVVIYNSLGQEVYTKSFDAIETSTITADLTSAKIASGLYNLNFVSEGQRITKQIVINK is encoded by the coding sequence ATGCGGTACACTTTTATCGCATTGTTCATTTTTGCACTATCGGCTTTGTCGACACAGCAGACTTTTGCTCAGTGTCCTGACGATAACACACAGTATTCAAGCAGTGCTGCACCTACTGTACCCGGGGTAACGCAGACATTGACAACTTGTCTCTACGGAGGTGAGTATCGACTGGTCACCAACATGATTGCCGGTCAGACTTACACTTTTTCTACTTGTGGAGATACGGACTTCGACACTCAGATCACAATTTACTCGAATTCCGGCGGAGCTGCTTTGGCTTTTAATGATGACTTTTGTGGCCTACAGTCTGAAGTAACTTTTACTCCAGCCTTAACCGGTGATTACCGGATTTTGATTGACAAGTATAATTGCGTAAGTGAGAGTACCTGCATGACCCTCAATGCCACCCTGCTTCCTTCCGTTACCAATGATGATGCATGTAATGCCGAGGCCCTTACGCTTGGAGTAACTGCTATCGTTAACAATAATGGCGCTACAGCTGAGGTCGGTGAAGTTAATCCTGGTCCTGGTACAGGCCCAAGTTCCTGTGATTCTCAGGACGGATGGTGCAGCTTTGAACTGGATGTTGACAATTCCGTATGGTACACTTTTGTAGGCCCTGCCGGCGGTTGTGTTAATATCGACTTCACGGGAACTACGGATTTGCAGGTGGCTGTTTATACTGTGGGAAGTTGTGGCAACTTCGCCTCATATACTGAAGTAGCAGGAAACGATGATGGCGGAAATGGATTAGCTCCAGCTTTGGCTTTCCTCACAGTAGTACCCGGCCAAACCTATTACGTACAGGTAGATGGTTACAATGGAGCCAGCACAACAAACGGTGGTATCACCGTTAGTTCAGCAAACTGTGGTCCTCCAGTCAATGACAATGCATGTGATGCTACCCCATTGACCATTGGCGTACCTGCCGGCATTGATAACGCACTTGCTACCACTCAGCAGTGGGAGCCAAATCCTGGTGCTGGTTCAGATGGTTGTTCATCCACTGATGGATGGTGTTCATTCGAGCTCACCGTTAACAATTCTGTATGGTACACTTTTGTAGGACCTGCCAGCGGATGTGTTAAGATTGACGTTCTCGGTACAAGCGACTTACAAATGGCTGTATGGACTACTCCTGCTTGCGGCGAGTTCTTCAAGTACCAGGAAGTAGCTGCCAATGATGATGGTGAATTTGGTTTTGCTCCATCCCTGGATTACTTCAGCGTTCAACCCGGTCAGACTTATTATGTTATGATTGACGGTTATAACGGAGCTGTGGCAAACGGTGACCAAATTTTAGTAACCGACGGAGCAGGCCCTGTTCCTGCACCATGGACTACTAGCCATGTTGGCGCTGCTGTAGGTAACTTCGGCTATGTTTCATGTGGTGAAGAATACACAGTAAGTTCTAACCAGTACTCTTCTCCATTCAAAGATCAGGGAGGTTATATCCTTCAGACTTTATGTGGCGACGGTTATATTCAGGCAAGAGTAAATGATATCGACGGTTTGGGATGGGCTGGCATCGTTATGCGTGAATCTACAGCACAAGGTTCAAAGAAAGTAGCGTTGAAAACACAATTAGGTAACCTGGTACGCAGAGACCTTCGTAAATCTACCAACGGTCTGGCTCAGAGCCAGCAGTACCCACGCCCTGGAGGATGGAACTGGCTGAGACTGGAAAGAGTAGGCAATCAGTTTGCCGGTTATATCTCAGAAGATGGAACCAACTGGCAGCAGTTGATGGCATTTTCTATGCCAATGAACAACTGCCTCCAGGTAGGAATGTTCGTTGAAAGTATCAACGTCAATGCAGTGACTACGGCTGTATTCGGTAATCCTTCAACAGGTCCTTGTCCTTGCCTCAGTAGCTTTGGCGCCGGCGGTGGCTCTTACGCAGGTCCTTATTGTGGTGCTTCTACAGGAACTCCGGGCTTCCCGGCTGATCCTACTTGTGAAGCGGCCGTTTGTGCTTATGACCCATTCTGTTGTAGTACGTCATGGGACGGCATCTGTGCTGGTGAAGCAGCTAATGACTTCCCAACAGAATGTGCTGCTTGTTTGAGTGTAGGTCCTCCTCCACCAAGCCCAATACTTGGTCAGGAAAGTGCCATTACTACGCCTCAAACCATCAGTGATGGAGTAGAAAGAATCGGAAGCCTTACTGTTTATCCAAACCCATCTGACGGATTGGTGAACATCCAGGTAGAAAACTTCATCGGTAAAGCTGCTACGGTAGTGATTTACAATAGCCTTGGCCAGGAAGTTTATACCAAGTCTTTTGATGCCATCGAAACTTCAACCATTACTGCTGATCTGACCAGTGCGAAAATCGCAAGTGGTCTGTACAATCTGAACTTTGTATCAGAAGGTCAAAGAATCACCAAACAAATTGTGATCAACAAGTAA
- a CDS encoding RNA polymerase sigma-70 factor has protein sequence MSDETKDILSRLQSDDAAFMKDLFQDHYLMVCKTIYRFVSDHSLTEDLAQEVFIRLWQKRYELNITHSFVAYLRRMAVNEALGHIRKNKRSRTDELDPALHDGMENGTEDQFFHGELKDRVTIAINTLPPRCKAIFQLSRFEEMTYKEIAEKMDISIKTVENQMGKALKILREKLKGYLVVFHVFCFSFLIFA, from the coding sequence ATGTCAGACGAAACGAAGGATATACTATCAAGGTTGCAATCCGACGATGCTGCCTTTATGAAAGACCTCTTTCAGGATCATTACCTTATGGTTTGTAAAACCATATACCGTTTCGTCAGTGATCATTCCCTCACCGAAGACCTGGCCCAGGAGGTATTTATCCGGCTTTGGCAGAAAAGGTACGAATTGAATATTACCCATTCTTTTGTGGCCTATCTCAGGCGAATGGCCGTTAACGAAGCCCTGGGGCATATCAGGAAAAATAAACGATCCCGTACCGACGAATTGGATCCGGCCCTGCATGATGGCATGGAAAACGGAACCGAGGATCAATTTTTTCACGGAGAATTAAAGGATAGGGTCACGATAGCCATTAACACTTTGCCGCCGAGGTGCAAAGCCATTTTTCAGCTGAGCCGGTTTGAGGAAATGACCTATAAGGAAATTGCCGAAAAAATGGATATCTCCATAAAAACAGTAGAAAACCAAATGGGGAAGGCCCTTAAAATTTTGAGAGAAAAACTCAAAGGATATCTCGTCGTATTCCATGTTTTTTGTTTTTCATTTTTGATCTTTGCGTGA
- the gldG gene encoding gliding motility-associated ABC transporter substrate-binding protein GldG translates to MAGTRNNRKTQSLIQVALIIGILIFVNIMANIRIGGRSFYSYLDLTEEKRFSLTDGTEKLLADLNDEIFVEVLLDGEFPAGFKRLQTAVRDMLEDFRSESGYIEYSFIDPGQGSVKQINERRESLAKEGIIPISLRLKDASSTSNQLVYPYAIFRYGNKSWTVNLLENEVPGMSNEIILNNSIGLLEYKFASAIEKVRNSEVPTIVFTTGHGELEPIETADLEKTLRESNETGRINLDSVVTIGKEADLLIVAKPQTAFSDKDKFKIDQFVMNGGKVLWFLDQIAVTLDSLQRRDKFFPNPYDLKLDDLLFRYGIRIQSNLLLDIQCTKIPLATGYVGNAPQLDYFRYPYHLVVTPRIDHPIVKSVGPVNMFYTSSLDTDVETKYNVKKTVLLTTSDKSRYQRLPIAMDFDFLRYDLDPAKFDKGPQPVAMLVEGKFNSLYENRVSEEMLSSLSSLGIQFKPEIENNQMIVVSDGDVIKNQVKRDGQTYSPLGWNDFEKYRFANKELIINMIEYLLDDKGLIAARGKDVKLRLMDTTRAQEESQQWQLINIVVPLVFLSLFGLGYNWFRRRKYGR, encoded by the coding sequence ATGGCCGGGACCAGAAATAACAGAAAGACACAATCCCTGATACAAGTTGCCTTGATTATCGGGATTTTGATTTTCGTCAATATTATGGCCAATATCCGTATCGGGGGCAGATCCTTTTATTCCTACCTCGATCTGACGGAAGAAAAACGCTTTTCTTTAACAGATGGCACTGAAAAATTGCTGGCGGATCTTAACGATGAAATTTTCGTGGAGGTCTTACTTGACGGTGAATTTCCGGCAGGATTCAAAAGGCTTCAGACTGCCGTGAGGGATATGCTTGAGGATTTTCGTTCGGAATCCGGTTACATTGAATACTCCTTCATCGATCCCGGGCAAGGCAGCGTCAAACAGATCAATGAAAGAAGGGAATCCCTGGCCAAGGAAGGAATTATCCCCATCAGCCTCAGACTGAAAGATGCCAGCAGCACCTCAAATCAATTGGTTTACCCTTATGCCATTTTTCGCTACGGCAATAAATCCTGGACGGTCAACCTTTTGGAAAACGAGGTGCCCGGAATGTCCAATGAAATTATTCTGAACAATTCCATCGGGCTGTTGGAATACAAATTTGCCAGCGCCATTGAAAAGGTAAGGAATTCTGAGGTGCCAACCATCGTTTTCACCACCGGACATGGCGAACTCGAACCCATCGAAACGGCAGACCTTGAAAAAACGTTACGGGAATCCAACGAAACGGGCCGCATCAATCTGGATAGTGTGGTCACCATTGGCAAAGAAGCCGACCTCCTGATCGTGGCCAAACCACAAACGGCCTTCTCTGATAAGGACAAATTCAAGATCGACCAATTCGTCATGAATGGCGGAAAAGTTTTGTGGTTCCTGGACCAGATCGCCGTCACGCTCGACAGCCTGCAGAGGCGGGATAAGTTTTTCCCAAATCCTTATGACCTCAAACTGGATGACCTGCTGTTTAGGTATGGCATACGTATCCAATCCAACTTATTGCTGGATATCCAATGTACAAAAATCCCTCTTGCTACAGGTTATGTAGGGAATGCTCCGCAGTTGGATTATTTCAGGTATCCCTACCACCTTGTGGTCACCCCGAGAATTGACCATCCTATCGTAAAAAGCGTGGGGCCTGTCAATATGTTTTACACCAGCTCCCTGGACACCGATGTAGAAACAAAATACAATGTCAAAAAAACGGTTTTGCTGACCACCTCCGATAAATCCAGATACCAACGATTGCCCATTGCCATGGATTTTGATTTTCTACGGTATGATCTCGATCCTGCAAAATTTGACAAAGGCCCTCAACCTGTAGCCATGCTGGTGGAAGGAAAATTCAATTCACTCTATGAAAACAGGGTCAGCGAAGAGATGCTCAGTTCTTTATCCAGTTTGGGCATCCAGTTTAAACCCGAAATCGAAAACAACCAGATGATCGTCGTTTCCGACGGTGATGTGATCAAAAACCAGGTCAAACGTGACGGGCAGACTTACAGCCCCCTGGGGTGGAACGATTTTGAGAAATACCGCTTTGCCAATAAAGAACTCATTATTAACATGATTGAATATTTACTCGACGATAAAGGGCTGATCGCTGCCCGTGGCAAAGATGTCAAATTGCGATTAATGGATACGACCAGGGCCCAGGAAGAAAGTCAGCAATGGCAGTTGATCAATATTGTGGTTCCCCTCGTTTTCCTGAGTCTTTTTGGCCTGGGATACAACTGGTTTAGGCGAAGAAAATACGGGAGGTAA
- a CDS encoding thiol-disulfide oxidoreductase DCC family protein: MSGPHPIILFDGVCNLCNGSVQFVLNRDRAGYFKYASLQSESGQELLKKYGLPTDDYNSFVLVEGERVYTQSTAALRVARNLEGAWKILYGFIIIPAFIRDAVYSLIARNRYRIFGKRESCMLPQPEWKSRFLE; the protein is encoded by the coding sequence ATGAGTGGTCCACATCCCATCATTTTATTCGACGGTGTCTGCAATTTATGCAATGGCAGTGTGCAGTTTGTATTGAACAGGGACCGGGCCGGTTATTTTAAATACGCCTCTCTTCAATCCGAAAGCGGGCAGGAGTTGTTGAAAAAATACGGGTTGCCGACGGATGATTATAATTCCTTTGTGCTGGTCGAAGGGGAGCGCGTTTATACCCAATCGACAGCCGCCCTCAGGGTAGCCCGTAATCTGGAAGGAGCCTGGAAGATCCTTTATGGCTTTATTATCATTCCTGCATTCATCCGTGATGCCGTGTATAGCTTGATTGCCCGGAACAGGTACCGCATCTTTGGAAAACGGGAATCCTGTATGCTACCGCAGCCGGAATGGAAATCCCGTTTTTTGGAATGA
- a CDS encoding 30S ribosomal protein S21, with translation MLIIEVKDTENIDKALKRYKRKFQSTRLMRELRDRRDFTKPSVKRRNEMLKASYRQKKFGGE, from the coding sequence ATGTTAATTATTGAAGTAAAAGACACAGAAAACATCGACAAGGCGCTTAAAAGATACAAGCGTAAATTTCAAAGCACCCGTTTGATGCGTGAGTTGCGTGATCGCAGAGATTTCACAAAACCATCTGTTAAGCGTCGTAATGAAATGCTTAAAGCTTCTTACAGACAGAAAAAATTTGGTGGAGAATAA
- the tesB gene encoding acyl-CoA thioesterase II — protein sequence MKNVSELLDLLNMEQLEYNLFRGQSSSIGSKRVFGGQVLAQSLSAAMQTVPSDRFVHSLHAYFILPGDITMPIVFDVETIRDGGSFTTRRVKAIQKGKVILNFAASFQLQQEGFDHQIEMPEITPPEALANWQGLVKEYGDIMPESFRKFLDRERPIEFKPVERFNPFSNDNSGPFRHVWIKAKGTIPDDPRMQNLVLAYASDYNLLTTALMPHGQLANWQDLTLASLDHAMWFHRPFDMNEWMLYQTDSPSASGARGFSRGNIFTREGKLVASVVQEGLIRPKRN from the coding sequence ATGAAAAACGTTAGCGAATTATTGGATCTTTTGAACATGGAACAGCTGGAATACAACCTGTTCAGAGGGCAGAGCAGCAGCATTGGCAGTAAGAGAGTATTCGGGGGACAGGTTTTGGCACAATCGTTAAGTGCCGCCATGCAGACCGTTCCTTCAGACCGGTTTGTCCATTCTTTACATGCTTATTTCATTTTGCCGGGAGATATCACCATGCCCATTGTTTTTGATGTGGAAACCATCCGCGACGGGGGAAGTTTTACCACCAGGAGAGTGAAGGCCATCCAGAAAGGAAAAGTGATCCTCAATTTCGCAGCATCCTTTCAACTCCAACAGGAAGGATTTGACCATCAAATTGAAATGCCCGAGATCACTCCTCCCGAAGCATTGGCCAACTGGCAGGGGTTGGTAAAAGAATACGGAGATATTATGCCTGAAAGTTTCCGAAAGTTCCTCGACAGGGAACGTCCCATAGAATTTAAACCGGTCGAACGGTTCAACCCGTTCTCAAACGATAATTCCGGTCCTTTCCGCCATGTTTGGATCAAAGCCAAGGGTACAATCCCCGATGACCCAAGAATGCAAAACCTGGTCCTTGCCTACGCCTCGGATTATAATTTGCTGACCACGGCACTGATGCCCCACGGGCAACTAGCCAACTGGCAGGATCTTACCCTCGCCAGCCTCGATCACGCCATGTGGTTCCATCGGCCTTTTGACATGAATGAGTGGATGCTTTACCAGACAGACAGCCCAAGTGCTTCGGGAGCCCGCGGTTTCAGCAGGGGAAACATCTTCACCAGGGAGGGTAAACTGGTCGCGTCTGTTGTGCAGGAAGGGCTGATCAGGCCGAAAAGGAATTAA
- a CDS encoding DUF4340 domain-containing protein, translated as MNRTYLYLIIFLVLGGATYWMVTESQKDEKTSLLGADRKFKVEDPEQIQKIFIADRKEHITTLERSGDHWIYNKKYKARPNAMDNLIDAITRVEIKYQPPAQAVKHMVTSLATEGLKVEIYDKKDRLIKAYYVGGSTSDERGTFMMMADANQPYVTNLPNWSGNIRFRYNLLGDDWRDVVIFGSKMEDITAVEVEYPKQRNKSFKIEKEGNDFSVKPYYEITPKSNKPAAPGKIEQYLIGFEKVSCVGFDNLNEQKDSISGSLPFCSIKLEKKDGTFTQLSLFPVQPEARFDAKTGAPLPLAEVENYYGLLNGEDFIVVSNAVIKNLLWAYEFFYE; from the coding sequence ATGAACAGAACATATTTATACCTCATTATTTTCCTGGTACTCGGCGGAGCTACTTACTGGATGGTGACAGAAAGCCAAAAGGATGAAAAGACGAGCCTTCTGGGAGCCGACCGCAAGTTTAAGGTAGAGGATCCTGAGCAAATTCAAAAAATTTTTATCGCCGACAGAAAGGAACACATTACCACTCTTGAACGTAGCGGTGATCACTGGATTTACAATAAAAAATACAAGGCCCGTCCTAATGCAATGGATAACCTGATCGATGCGATCACAAGGGTGGAAATCAAATACCAGCCTCCTGCACAAGCCGTTAAACATATGGTGACCAGTCTTGCCACGGAAGGACTGAAAGTTGAAATTTACGATAAAAAGGATCGGCTCATTAAGGCCTATTATGTAGGCGGTTCCACCAGTGACGAACGGGGCACCTTCATGATGATGGCGGATGCAAACCAGCCCTATGTTACAAATCTTCCGAACTGGTCCGGCAATATTCGGTTCCGTTATAATCTCCTTGGGGACGATTGGCGTGACGTGGTCATTTTTGGATCCAAAATGGAAGATATCACCGCCGTTGAGGTGGAATACCCAAAACAAAGGAACAAGTCTTTCAAAATTGAAAAGGAAGGAAATGACTTTTCCGTGAAACCGTATTATGAGATCACGCCAAAATCCAATAAACCAGCTGCTCCGGGCAAAATTGAACAATACCTTATAGGCTTTGAAAAAGTTTCCTGTGTCGGGTTTGATAACCTCAATGAGCAAAAAGACTCTATTTCCGGGAGCCTTCCGTTTTGCAGCATCAAACTGGAGAAAAAAGATGGCACTTTTACCCAACTTTCATTGTTTCCCGTTCAGCCGGAAGCGAGGTTTGATGCAAAAACAGGAGCCCCCCTACCGTTAGCCGAAGTTGAAAACTACTATGGGCTGTTGAATGGAGAAGATTTTATTGTGGTCAGTAATGCAGTGATCAAAAACCTGCTTTGGGCTTATGAGTTTTTCTATGAATAA
- a CDS encoding DNA polymerase/3'-5' exonuclease PolX translates to MTNKDVAKSFDFLGKIMELFDENKFKIRSYQNAYMNLRKLEQPLAEMSSEEMNALPGIGKAISGKIEELLSTGKMATLERYKEKTPEGILEMLQIKGFGPKKIKVIWEELGVESIGELLYAVNENRLIELKGFGKKTQDALKEQLEYFQRSKNKFHFAAVEAAAEALLTAAEKALPGATIRLTGAIRRKCNVVNGIELLIASDEPVDAFFQLDLLEPNEKGSDGYSYKTTDGIPVKVYTCSKKELGSKQFRHTASEVFMKAFVERHPGMDFKNIPDEQGIFEKAGLAFIAPEMRESSWALELAEKGQLPNLIEAKDIKGVVHAHTTYSDGLHSLREMAEYSKQQGFEYLALTDHSKSAFYANGLQPERVIQQFGEVETLNAELAPFRIFKGIESDILNDGSLDYEEDLLAQFDFIIASVHSNLRMEEEKATQRLIAAVENPYTTILGHPTGRLLLSRQGYPIDHKKVIDACAANGVSIEINANPYRLDLDWQWIPYALEKGILISVNPDAHSKEGIHDIHYGILSARKGGLTAEACLNAKGVEAFGQFIKK, encoded by the coding sequence ATGACCAATAAAGATGTTGCAAAATCTTTCGACTTTTTAGGAAAAATTATGGAATTATTTGATGAGAACAAATTTAAGATACGATCTTATCAAAATGCTTACATGAATTTGAGGAAACTGGAGCAACCTCTTGCTGAAATGTCTTCGGAGGAAATGAATGCTTTGCCCGGTATAGGAAAGGCCATCTCCGGCAAAATAGAAGAACTGCTTTCCACGGGAAAAATGGCCACCCTGGAACGGTACAAAGAGAAAACGCCCGAAGGGATTTTGGAGATGCTGCAGATCAAAGGGTTTGGCCCCAAAAAAATAAAAGTCATCTGGGAAGAACTCGGAGTGGAAAGTATAGGCGAATTGCTTTACGCCGTCAATGAAAACCGTTTGATAGAATTAAAGGGGTTTGGGAAAAAGACACAGGATGCCCTGAAAGAACAACTGGAATATTTCCAGCGGTCCAAAAATAAATTTCATTTTGCTGCCGTGGAGGCGGCGGCGGAGGCCCTCCTGACTGCGGCAGAAAAAGCCCTTCCCGGGGCTACGATCCGTTTGACAGGAGCCATTCGAAGAAAATGTAATGTGGTTAACGGCATTGAATTGCTGATCGCCTCTGACGAACCGGTTGATGCTTTTTTCCAGCTTGACTTATTGGAACCAAATGAAAAAGGTTCCGATGGTTATTCTTACAAGACCACAGATGGCATTCCCGTTAAGGTTTATACCTGCTCCAAAAAGGAACTGGGCTCCAAACAGTTCAGGCACACGGCTTCAGAAGTTTTCATGAAGGCTTTCGTGGAGAGGCACCCGGGAATGGATTTTAAAAATATACCCGACGAGCAAGGGATTTTTGAAAAGGCAGGCCTTGCTTTCATCGCCCCTGAAATGCGCGAATCCTCCTGGGCACTTGAACTGGCGGAAAAGGGGCAGTTGCCCAACCTGATCGAAGCGAAAGATATCAAAGGCGTGGTCCATGCGCACACTACTTACAGTGACGGATTGCATTCCCTGAGGGAAATGGCTGAATATTCAAAACAGCAGGGCTTCGAATACCTTGCCCTCACCGATCACTCCAAATCGGCTTTTTATGCCAATGGATTGCAACCTGAGCGGGTGATTCAACAATTCGGGGAAGTGGAAACGCTCAATGCCGAGCTGGCTCCTTTCCGAATTTTTAAAGGAATAGAAAGCGATATATTGAATGACGGATCACTCGATTATGAAGAGGATCTGCTGGCACAGTTTGATTTTATCATTGCTTCCGTCCATTCCAACCTGAGAATGGAGGAAGAGAAGGCCACGCAACGGCTCATTGCTGCGGTCGAAAATCCCTATACCACGATCCTCGGTCACCCCACCGGACGGCTGCTGCTTTCCCGGCAGGGTTATCCCATCGACCACAAAAAGGTGATCGATGCCTGTGCGGCCAATGGCGTTTCCATAGAGATCAATGCCAATCCCTACCGGCTGGATCTCGACTGGCAGTGGATTCCCTACGCTTTGGAAAAAGGTATTCTGATCTCCGTAAATCCCGATGCCCACAGTAAGGAAGGCATTCATGATATTCATTACGGCATCCTTTCCGCCAGGAAGGGCGGCCTCACTGCAGAAGCCTGCCTGAATGCCAAAGGCGTGGAGGCTTTTGGCCAGTTTATCAAAAAGTAG